TGTTATAGTTGCTTCTCTCCACGACTCTGGGATTATTCCTTTATCTAAAACATCATTCATTACTTTATTTAACAGTTTTATTATTAAATCTTCTAATCTTTTATAATATTCTATAGGTATCCCATCCGGTCCTGGCGATTTTCCAATTTTCATCTTCTTTAACACCTCCCTTATTTCCATTTCTGTAATgttctcatttatttttttaattttttcctctGATATTTTTGGTAATTTATATCTTTTTATAAATTCTTCTATTCCCTGTtcattttcttcccctttccGATAGAGGTTTGCATAAAATTTTTCAAAGGCTTCTCTTATTTCTTTTGGTTTTTCAATTActttcccatttatttttattctattaatccatctttcattttttctttttttttcaattgccacGCTAGTAGCTTCCCAGGTTTGTCTGCCCACTCGAAATTTTTGTATCTCCAGAATTGTATTTCTTTATCTATTTCTTGTTCTATTAAATTATCATATTCTTTTCTTAATATATTGATTTCCTGATTTATATCTTTTTTATTGGttctatataatattttttccttcctttttatttcttccatCAATTTCacttttttctcctctttttgtTTCCTATCTAGCTtattctgctggatgaaatagccTCTAGCCACCGCTTTCCCTGCATCCCAAATTGTCTTAAATTCTACTTCACCATTGTAATTTActttaaaatattctttcattaattcGTGCACTTTAtgtattgtattttcattttttaataaaaaatctatTCATCCTCCACCTTTTGCTTCTTCCTTGATCTTTCCCTTCTACTCCAATCATTACTGGATTATGACCAGTTAGTGTTTTTGGTAATATTTCCACCTTTCCAAGCCTTGTTGTTAGATTTTTTGGGATCCAAATTTCATCAATCCTACTGGCTttctgccccttcatggatcaatgccttgtcgtggcgaaggggcttgaataactcagagaagctatgagctatgccatgcagggccacccaagatggacaggtcatagtggagagttttgactaaacgtgatccacctggagaaggaactggcaagccactccagtatccctgccaagaaaactccatggacaaagacaacaggcatataaaagttatgacgctggaagatgagcccctcaggtcggaaggcgtccaacatgctactgaggaagagcggaggacaagtacaagtagattcagagctgatgaagcggctgggccaaagccgaaaggacgctcagttgcggatatgcctggaagcgaaaggaaagtccgatgctgtaaagaaaaatattgcataggaacctggaatgtaagaaccatgagtggaggtaagctggatgtggtcaaaaatgagatgacaagaataaatatcgacatcctgggcatcagtgaactaaaatggaagggaatgggcgaattccgttcgggtgactatcatatctactactgtgggcaaaaatcctgtagtagaaatggagtggccctcatagtcaacaaaagagtggcaaaagctgtaatgggatgcaatctcaaaaatgacagaatgatctcgatacgaatccaaggcagaccttttaacatcacagtaatccaagtttatgcaccaactactggagctgaagaaagtgaaattgaccaattctatgaagacctacaacaccttctagaaatgacaccaaagaaggatgttcttctcattacaggggattggaatgctaaagtagggaatcaagagataaaaggaacaactggcaagtttggccttggagttcaaaatgaagcagggcaaaggctaatagagttctgtcaagagaacaagctggtcatcacaaacactctcttccaacaacacaagagacgactctacacatggatatcaccaaatgggcagcatcgaaatcagattgattatattctctgcagccaaagatggagaagctctatacaatcagcaaaaacaagacctggagctgactgtaactcagatcatcagcttcttatagcaaaattccagcttaaactgaagaaagtaggaaaaaccactgggccagtaagatacaatctgaatcaaatcccttatgaatacacagtggaagtgaggaacaggtttaaggatttagatttggtggacagagtgcctgaagaactatggatggaggctcgtaacattatacaggaggcagcaacgaaaaccatcccaaggaaaaggaaatgcaagaaagcaaaatggctgtccaacgaggccttacaaatagcggaggagaggaggcaagcaaaatgcaagggagatagggaaagatacaggaaactgaatgcagatttccaaaaaacagcaaggagagacaagagggtcttcttaaatgagcaatgcaaagaaatagaggaaaacaatagaatggggaaaaccagagatctgttcaagaaaattggagatatgaaaggaacatttcgtacaaagattaccataatcaaggacaaaactggtaaggacctaacagaagcagaagacatcaagaagaggtggcaagaatacacagaggaattataccagaaagacatggaggtttcgtacaccccaggtagtgtggttgctgaccttgagccagacatcttggagcgtgaagtcaaatgggccttagaaagcactgctaataacaaggccagtggaagtgatgatattccagctgaactatttaaaattttaaaagatgatgctgttaaggtgctacacccaatatgccagcaagtttggaaaactcagcaatggccagaggattggagaagatcagtctacatcccaattccaaagaagggcagtgccaaagaatgctccaactaccgcactattgcgctcatttcacacgctagcaaggttatgcttaaaattctacaaggcaggcttaggcagtatgtggaccgagaactcccagaagtgcaagctggatttcgaaagggcagaggaaccagagaccaaatagcaaacatgcgctggattatggagaaagctagagagttccagaaaaacatctacttctgcttcattgactatgcaaaagcctttgactgtgtcgaccacagcaaactatggcaagttcttaaagaaatgggagtgcctgatcacctcatctgtctcctgagaaatctctatgtgggacaagaagctacagttagaactggatatggaacaactgattggttcaaaattgggaaaggagtacgacaaggttgtatattgtctccctgcttatttaacttatatgcagaattcatcatgcgaaaggctggactagatgaatcccaagccggaattaagattgccggaagaaatatcaacaacctcagatatgcagatgacacaaccttgatggcagaaagcgaggaggaattaaagaaccttttaatgagggtgaaagaggagagcgcaaaatatggtctgaagctcaacatcaaaaaaaccaagatcatggccactggtcccatcacctcctggcaaatagaaggggaagaaatggaggcagtgagagattttactttcttgggctccttgattactgcagatggtgacagcagtcacgaaattaaaagacgcctgcttcttgggagaaaagcaatgacaaacctagacagcatcttaaaaagcagagacatcaccttgccgacaaaggtccgtatagttaaagctatggttttcccagtagtgatgtatggaagtgagagctggaccataaagaaggctgatcgccgaagaattgatgcttttgaattatggtgctggaggagactcttgagagtcccatggactgcaagaagatcaaacctatccattcttaaggaaatcagccctgagtgctccctggaaggacagatcgtgaagctgaggctccaatactttggccacctcatgagaagagaagaatccttggaaaagaccctgatgttgggaaagatggagggcactaggagaaggggacgtcagaggacaagatggttggacagtgttctcgaagctacgaacatgagtttgaccaaactgcgggaggcagtgcaagacaggagtgcctggcgtgctatggtccatggggtcacgaagagtcggacacgactaaacgactaaacaacaacaacactggcttTCTGATGCACTGATGAGAAATATGTATATTCTTTTTAATAGGGTATTTATACCTCCATGAGTCAATTAAATCCAAATTTTCCACCAAATCATAAAAACTTTTAGgtaatttatttcccccccccctttttatttaatgttttgtcTAATTCTGGATTAATCACACCATTGAAATCCCCCATCATAATTATCTGTTTTTCGGCATGTTCAATTAATTTCTCTTCCAAttcttccaattttttttaactttatttccGTTTGGAGCATATACTCCTGCTATAATCCATTTTTCATCTTCTACTTTAATTTCTACCATCACCGCTCTACCTTCATTGTCTTTCCAGATCATATTTGGTTCCCATTTCTCCTTTACATATATGGCTCTCATTTTCCAGAATTCTTTCATGCTTTTTGTTGATATGGGTCTCCTGTAAACATATTATATCCCAATTTGCTTTTTTCAATACATGCCCCAATttattcctctttttttattcaatccatttacattccacgaaattatttttaatttttaattcattttattgaCAATTATCACACAAAAAAGAATgactttatttcctttaaaatcacTATTGGAAAAGTTGATTAATTGGTAGTTATTTCAAAACTAAAAGCATTTTTGGGGGAGTTTACTTTCCTTTATAATTCATTTTTCTATCAACTCTTTCTTTTGGAAGGGGCAacaaggaagctcctgcagcctatcAGAAGCCACCAAAGCCCCGCCAGGCGTTCGGGTTCCCAaacaatgtttgcaaaccagaacactcactttcgggAGCCAAAACCACTCACTTCCAGGGCATGCACcaaccaaagtatgactgtatgtaaAAACAAGGCTACATATTATTGAAGCCTATCAGTAgtagaatattgggggggggggattgaggcGTAGAGCAGCAATCACAGCAAGGAAGAGGGGTGAACACATTCAGGGAGGTGTATTCCTGCCCATGTTCCCCTATCTGAAATTGTTATTGATAATATCGCACTCTCCACTTTGTCCTTAGAAGATATTTAACAGGGGCCGTGTACCTGATCTGTATCTTTCGTGTGGAACATATCCTCCCAGTGTGCTGATCTGAATGGCTGACCATCAGCTCTTATGCTTCTGTACCAGAACCAACTGTAAACTGAAACTAGGAAATCAAGAGATATGGATGGAGGCCAGATGGGCTAACCCAGACAGAGATTTGAGGTATATCTgacactctcattttgactcaagaaaacccaccattttgtagttcaaattAAATGGCCAatagtacaaagattcacaaaatgtttaagggtatgcgtccccccctcccagaaaaaaagcactggtgatttAAGGAGGGTGATTTAAGGCATAATGAATAAAGACACCTTCTAAGAAACATGGACCCCTTTCTTTAACTATCAAGACCTTTTTTTATACCAACTGCTCAAAATTCTCAGTGGAGAAGTTACGTTATTTTATCCATGATCTCTATGTCTAGAGACAAGGGATATAAACAAACACCATTAGCTGTACTACTCAATAAGTGTTCAATGGTTATTGTACTTGTATTagtttgaaaaccaataaaaatgtgtgtgtgtgttgttttttttgaaagATCACCAAAAATTATATTCTACCTTACTTTTAGATGCCCCTGCCCCTCACTATCCTGGGATAGATGGAAggattattgatttttattgatttagggggagcagttgcccctccctgccccctcttgACTACACTCATGTGTTCATATATCCAAACACAGTGGTACTGcagttttcgaacgtctcggaagttgaacgtttcggttttcaaacgccgaaaacctgaaAGTAAATGCTGTGGTTTATGGATGCTTTTTGCAAGTCGAACATGCTAtgcggcttccgtattgagttttctgtaaGTAAATGCATCCTGAAGCAAATGCTACAGTTTTCAAAAGTTTCAGAAACTCAAACGGtattccagaacggattatgttcaaaaaccgaggtacacAGTGGTAAAcgaaaaactcaatacagaagctgCGTAGtgtgttcaacttctgaaaagcattcgaaaaccgaaTCTCTTGACTTCcgagatgtttgaaaaccgaggtaccactgtacaacatatTTTACCTCAGCATATgcatattctacctccactgtcagtatGCTTTGAATAGTGGCTTCTGGGAATCGCAAGGGTAGACATTGATGTACCCTTGTGAGCTTCTCATAgctacctggttggccactgagagatgtAATATAAAAATTAGGCAAATCTAaagctaaaataaaaaaccaacaggAGTGTTTAAACGAATATTTAGGGAAACAAGGTCTGGGAGCAAAAATCTGGTTGTGTTTAGAATAACCTTGCAGGAATTGGAAAATGGGAGGACATAATATTTATgatggaaaataaattaaaatgagaaaaataataaaaagattacTTTCATGCATGCTGAGATAACTACTGTACAGAGAAGCGGTGGAAGTCGCAAATGTTGTACAATGTTACTTTGCAAtgtacttctctctttttttcttcttctttctccttttctttttttctgctttatCTCTACATTCCATTTGTGGAGcaattcttttctcttctcttctttttccttctttacaAAAACTGAAGTATGATTACTTCGAATAATTGTCTATGACATAATCTGCTggtatgtattttcttttctttatttgattATGTATGCTTCAATTGaacatatgtatatttttatttgaatttattaataaaggatttttaaacttcaaaaaaataaaataaaataaattagggACCCAGGCTAGCACGGCACAGTTTCCAGAGCAGATTATCATTACTACATCCCAATCTAGAGCCTttccattgttttttttaaaattaaacagcTGGCAATCATgtgtccacagcagtgaccagaggagaaatgactgctggcaGGAGTGAAGAAAGAAGAATTGCCTTGGGGCAAAACacctggatgccttcatctgcccagctgcaagaaaacatgtctctcccgtgtgggtctccacagccacagcggGTGCTCTGACTCTCCAATGGTTTTACT
The window above is part of the Zootoca vivipara chromosome 13, rZooViv1.1, whole genome shotgun sequence genome. Proteins encoded here:
- the LOC132593028 gene encoding uncharacterized protein LOC132593028, whose protein sequence is MDKDNRHIKVMTLEDEPLRSEGVQHATEEERRTSTSRFRADEAAGPKPKGRSVADMPGSERKVRCCKEKYCIGTWNVRTMSGGKLDVVKNEMTRINIDILGISELKWKGMGEFRSGDYHIYYCGQKSCSRNGVALIVNKRVAKAVMGCNLKNDRMISIRIQGRPFNITVIQVYAPTTGAEESEIDQFYEDLQHLLEMTPKKDVLLITGDWNAKVGNQEIKGTTGKFGLGVQNEAGQRLIEFCQENKLVITNTLFQQHKRRLYTWISPNGQHRNQIDYILCSQRWRSSIQSAKTRPGADCNSDHQLLIAKFQLKLKKVGKTTGPVRYNLNQIPYEYTVEVRNRFKDLDLVDRVPEELWMEARNIIQEAATKTIPRKRKCKKAKWLSNEALQIAEERRQAKCKGDRERYRKLNADFQKTARRDKRVFLNEQCKEIEENNRMGKTRDLFKKIGDMKGTFRTKITIIKDKTGKDLTEAEDIKKRWQEYTEELYQKDMEVSYTPGSVVADLEPDILEREVKWALESTANNKASGSDDIPAELFKILKDDAVKVLHPICQQVWKTQQWPEDWRRSVYIPIPKKGSAKECSNYRTIALISHASKVMLKILQGRLRQYVDRELPEVQAGFRKGRGTRDQIANMRWIMEKAREFQKNIYFCFIDYAKAFDCVDHS